DNA sequence from the Arthrobacter crystallopoietes genome:
AGTCGCATCGGCACCTTTTTCCGTTAACCATGATTTGGGAGGATGCGGCCATCGGGCAGCAGTCACAATAGCTAGTAGTGCAAGGAGCCCGCCAGAAGACCAGAGAAAGGGGACGGAGATACTGACGAATGCAATGGCAGCTAGTACGGCGATCATGGACCGGGCCAGCGGATGATTAGTTCGATAGAGCCTGACGCACAACGTAAAATACGGAATGGAGAACAGGAGAATTCCGATACTTCCCGACTTCAGGAGAATGTTCACATAGACATTATGGGTGTCACGCTTCTTTTCACTAATATCTTCACCGCTGAAGATGACCATTGACCCGGGTCCAGAGCCGATCAACATCGTTATAGGGTCTTCCGAAACTATACGTCCGACAGTTGCCATTTCTGTGACACGGTAGTTGGCCGAAGCCTCATCGGCCCTAGCCAAAAGGTTGAACCTAGATTCGGATCCGATAGCTCCTCCAGCCAAGAGCGCCGTTGTCAGCACTGCGATCAATGAAAGGGCCCTCAGCGTGAGCGATGTATGCCGCCAGTTGAGTATCAAACCGAAGGCAATACCAACGGCAGCAGCCAATACGATGCTAAGTGTTTGACTGATCAAGATTTCTAATATGACGAGGGCGAAGGACAGAATCTTGCTATTTAGCAAGAGAGGAGCTTTGCCAAAGGCGAGAAGTATCGCTAGAACCGGGATCAAGATCTCTCCACCTGGCCGGATATCCCCTGCGGCGCTGCTCGACACATTCACCAAAGCATAGGCACCCGGCTCAAGTACTCCTAGTACTCGAAGTACCCAACTCACTACCGCGACGAAGCACGTGCCGTAGGCCAAATAGCAAACCCATCTAGCTAAGTAAGTCCCACCGTATCGACGCGCGATAACTCCGAGAGGTATCAGGGCTAGGAAAGTCGCAATAATCCGCAGATCAATAACGGGCCCGGTGGTGTCAACATTACCCAACACCGGAAATGCTGATCTAAGGAGAAGCCACAGAGGCCAGGCTAGGAGAGGGGCCCATATTAGTTGTGGACCTGCTGAATTGGCACGCTTAAGATAAAGCCGAATGGATGCGACGAGACCCGCTATAAGGAGTAAATCGACCTCACTTAGTGTGCTTCCCGCTAATCCCATGGAAATAAGTTCTTCGCCGGGGCGGACCAAGATGATCCACCCGAGGCTCATAAGAATGGTCAATCGGGGTAGTAGCAGCGGAACAGCGACAGCAACCGACACGAGGCCGATAAGCGGCACTATCGACCCTGGCGACATTGCTCGCTCCTTATTGATTCTAAATTCATAGCCGGATCATGCTGCCCTATTGAAAGAGGGCACGACGGCTTGTATCGAGTCTGTAGGCGACGCGTGGCCTCTCTTTGACAGGTTTTGCAGGAATACCAAATGCAATAGTCCATTCCGGTATGTCTTTTGTGACGACAGCACCGGCGCCGATAACAGCACCAGCTCCAATTGCGACTCCTGGAAGTATAGTGACTCGGCTCCCGATGAAGGCATTGTCGCCAATGCTGACTGGCCCACCCGTCTGTTCGAATGCTTCAGAGGCTACGTCATGTTCAGCCGTCCAAATCCGAACTTCCGACGCGATGTTTACATTATCACCAATCAATATGCCGTTTCGACCATCCAAAAAAGCATCATTGCCTATAATTGAATTTTCCCCTATGACAACACCTTCTGGCTTGAAAAACCTAGCTCTCCAATAAAGTATTGAATTCTTTGGAAGGGTGACTCCAAGGAATCTTCTATAAAAGAAATTCCGCAGTTTATGGCTGGGCAAACGTCCCACAATCGTGGCAGCGTACAGGCAGCCCCAGTATCTGACATGGCTAAGTTTGGCTCTCGAATCCATTAAGGTGACGTTATCTTTCATCGTGACTCCTAATCACTTCGTTTTTTCCTGCTCCAGGAGACGAAGAAGATACGTTCCGTATCCGCTTTTCAAGAGGGGTTTTGCCAGTTCTTCCAGTTCTTTATCACTGACAAACCCATTACGCCATGCAATTTCTTCGGGTGCCCCGATTTTCAAACCCTGGCGGGCTTCAATTGTGCGGATATAATTGGAGGCATCGTTCAAAGATTCAAATGTTCCGGTATCGAGCCATGCAGTACCGCGAGGCAGGACTTCGACCGACAGCCTCTCTTGATCCAAGTAGATTCGATTCACATCGGTTATTTCAAGTTCACCCCGTTGTGAGGGGCGAAGGCTTTTAGCGATGCTGATAACGTCGTTGTCATAAAAATAGAGTCCTGGCACCGCATAGTTGCTTTTTGGAATGAGCGGCTTTTCTTCGAGAGACAAAGCGCGGCCCTCACCCGAGAACTCCACCACGCCATAGGCTGTGGGGTCAGCCACCCAGTATCCAAAAATGGCTCCACCGTTGATATTTGCATACTTCTGCAACTGGCTCCCCATGCCATGGCCGTAAAAAATGTTGTCACCGAGGACCAAAGCGGCAGAATCATGGCCTATGTGTTCTTCACCGATGATAAAAGCTTGAGCGAGACCTTCTGGTGACGGTTGTACTTTGTATGAAAGATTGATGCCGAAGCGCGATCCGTCACCGAGCAATCGTTGAAACTGATCGCTGTCCTGGGGTGTCGTGATGATGAGGATGTCCTGTATGCCTGCCAGCATCAACGTGGAGAGCGGGTAGTAAATCATAGGTTTGTCATAGACCGGTACCAGTTGCTTGCTGATACCGTGCGTAATCGGATGTAGGCGTGAGCCGGTTCCTCCGGCAAGAATGATTCCCCGCATGATAGTCATGTATATAGTGGCCGCAGGCCCCGCTGCAAACCCGAGGACGTTCAGCGGGTATCGTTTGATGTGTGAAAA
Encoded proteins:
- a CDS encoding O-antigen ligase family protein, with amino-acid sequence MNVSSSAAGDIRPGGEILIPVLAILLAFGKAPLLLNSKILSFALVILEILISQTLSIVLAAAVGIAFGLILNWRHTSLTLRALSLIAVLTTALLAGGAIGSESRFNLLARADEASANYRVTEMATVGRIVSEDPITMLIGSGPGSMVIFSGEDISEKKRDTHNVYVNILLKSGSIGILLFSIPYFTLCVRLYRTNHPLARSMIAVLAAIAFVSISVPFLWSSGGLLALLAIVTAARWPHPPKSWLTEKGADATRRKTL
- a CDS encoding acyltransferase, which produces MKDNVTLMDSRAKLSHVRYWGCLYAATIVGRLPSHKLRNFFYRRFLGVTLPKNSILYWRARFFKPEGVVIGENSIIGNDAFLDGRNGILIGDNVNIASEVRIWTAEHDVASEAFEQTGGPVSIGDNAFIGSRVTILPGVAIGAGAVIGAGAVVTKDIPEWTIAFGIPAKPVKERPRVAYRLDTSRRALFQ
- the rfbA gene encoding glucose-1-phosphate thymidylyltransferase RfbA, which codes for MRGIILAGGTGSRLHPITHGISKQLVPVYDKPMIYYPLSTLMLAGIQDILIITTPQDSDQFQRLLGDGSRFGINLSYKVQPSPEGLAQAFIIGEEHIGHDSAALVLGDNIFYGHGMGSQLQKYANINGGAIFGYWVADPTAYGVVEFSGEGRALSLEEKPLIPKSNYAVPGLYFYDNDVISIAKSLRPSQRGELEITDVNRIYLDQERLSVEVLPRGTAWLDTGTFESLNDASNYIRTIEARQGLKIGAPEEIAWRNGFVSDKELEELAKPLLKSGYGTYLLRLLEQEKTK